In Phenylobacterium koreense, one DNA window encodes the following:
- a CDS encoding CC_3452 family protein, translating to MKLRTFAAACAAMMSVSFAAGAALADDPITAKLQNPVAEKTKFIAGGAVFVCEGDTCLAAAPSSRTFAASTCKEVAKNAGAVASFGGARRQLEGAKLEQCNTAALAAQQVANR from the coding sequence ATGAAGCTCCGTACCTTTGCGGCCGCGTGCGCCGCTATGATGTCCGTCTCCTTCGCCGCCGGCGCGGCCCTGGCTGACGATCCGATCACCGCCAAGCTTCAAAACCCGGTCGCGGAAAAGACCAAGTTCATCGCCGGCGGCGCCGTCTTCGTGTGCGAAGGCGACACCTGCCTGGCGGCCGCCCCGTCGTCTCGCACCTTCGCGGCCTCGACCTGCAAGGAAGTGGCGAAGAACGCTGGCGCCGTGGCCTCGTTCGGCGGCGCCCGCCGTCAGCTCGAAGGCGCCAAGCTGGAGCAATGCAACACCGCGGCCCTGGCGGCTCAGCAGGTCGCCAACCGCTAA
- the atpA gene encoding F0F1 ATP synthase subunit alpha: protein MDIRAAEISAILKSQIANFGEEADVSDVGSVLSVGDGIARVFGLDNVQSGEMVEFPKAGVKGMALNLEKDNVGVVIFGEDRAIAEGDEVRRLSEIVDVPVGKGLLGRVVNPLGEPIDGKGPIQNVAERRRVDVKAPGIIPRKSVHEPVQTGLKAIDSLIPVGRGQRELIIGDRQTGKTAVAVDTILNQKSVNASGDESAKLYCIYVAIGQKRSTVAQIVKTLEERGALDYTIVVSATASEPAPLQFLAPFAGCAMGEWFRDNGMHAVIIYDDLSKQAVAYRQMSLLLRRPPGREAYPGDVFYLHSRLLERAAKLNEDNGSGSLTALPVIETQANDVSAYIPTNVISITDGQIFLETDLFFQGIRPAVNVGISVSRVGSSAQIKAMKQASGPIKGELAQYREMAAFAKFGSDLDVTTQRQLARGERLTELLKQAQYSPLAVEEQVAVIYAGTRGYLDGVATADVGRYESELLARLHAKHQGILDTIRTSKELKADTEAKLKEALDAFTKSFA, encoded by the coding sequence ATGGATATCCGCGCCGCCGAAATTTCGGCCATCCTCAAGTCGCAGATCGCCAATTTCGGCGAGGAAGCCGACGTCTCGGACGTCGGTTCGGTCCTGTCCGTCGGTGACGGCATCGCCCGCGTGTTCGGGCTCGACAACGTCCAGTCGGGCGAAATGGTCGAGTTCCCGAAGGCCGGCGTGAAGGGCATGGCCCTGAACCTCGAAAAGGACAACGTCGGGGTCGTTATCTTCGGCGAAGACCGCGCCATCGCGGAAGGCGACGAAGTCCGCCGCCTGTCGGAAATCGTGGACGTTCCGGTCGGCAAGGGCCTGCTGGGCCGCGTCGTGAACCCGCTGGGTGAGCCGATCGACGGCAAGGGCCCGATCCAGAACGTGGCCGAGCGTCGCCGCGTGGACGTGAAGGCGCCGGGTATCATTCCGCGGAAGTCGGTGCACGAGCCGGTGCAGACCGGCCTGAAGGCCATCGACTCGCTGATCCCGGTCGGCCGCGGCCAGCGCGAGCTGATCATCGGCGACCGTCAGACCGGCAAGACCGCCGTCGCCGTCGACACCATCCTGAACCAGAAGTCGGTGAACGCCAGCGGTGACGAGAGCGCCAAGCTCTACTGCATCTACGTCGCCATCGGCCAAAAGCGCTCCACCGTCGCCCAGATCGTCAAGACGCTCGAAGAGCGCGGCGCTCTCGACTACACCATCGTCGTTTCGGCGACCGCCTCGGAACCGGCCCCGCTGCAGTTTCTGGCTCCGTTCGCCGGCTGCGCCATGGGCGAGTGGTTCCGCGACAACGGCATGCACGCCGTCATCATCTATGACGACCTTTCCAAGCAGGCTGTCGCCTACCGCCAGATGTCGCTGCTGCTGCGTCGTCCGCCGGGCCGCGAAGCCTATCCGGGCGACGTCTTCTACCTGCATAGCCGCCTGCTCGAGCGCGCTGCGAAGCTGAACGAAGACAACGGCTCCGGCTCGCTGACCGCTCTGCCGGTCATCGAAACCCAGGCCAACGACGTGTCGGCCTACATCCCGACCAACGTGATCTCGATCACCGACGGCCAGATCTTCCTGGAAACCGACCTGTTCTTCCAGGGCATCCGCCCCGCCGTGAACGTCGGTATCTCGGTCAGCCGCGTGGGCTCCTCGGCCCAGATCAAGGCGATGAAGCAGGCCTCCGGTCCGATCAAGGGCGAACTCGCCCAGTATCGTGAAATGGCCGCCTTCGCGAAGTTCGGCTCCGACCTCGACGTCACCACCCAGCGCCAGCTCGCCCGTGGCGAACGCCTCACCGAGCTGCTGAAGCAAGCCCAGTACTCGCCGCTCGCGGTCGAAGAACAGGTGGCGGTGATCTACGCCGGCACTCGCGGCTACCTGGACGGCGTCGCGACCGCCGACGTGGGTCGCTACGAATCGGAGCTTCTGGCCCGCCTGCACGCCAAGCACCAGGGCATCCTGGACACCATCCGCACCAGCAAGGAGCTGAAGGCGGACACCGAGGCCAAGCTGAAGGAAGCTCTCGACGCCTTCACCAAGAGCTTCGCGTAA
- a CDS encoding F0F1 ATP synthase subunit delta, producing the protein MADDSKTSNVGGRYAQALFDLANDEKKLSAVEADLRALKTMSAESKDLRTLLASPAFSADDKGKALAALAVKAKLNSTTQKFLGLLAANGRASALPAVIAAFEDLAASARGAVSARVTTAVPLTAAQSKGVAAALRSALGKDPEIETRVDPALLGGIKVQVGSRLFDASLRSKLDSLKFALKRA; encoded by the coding sequence GTGGCGGACGATTCCAAGACTTCGAATGTGGGCGGCAGATATGCCCAGGCCCTGTTCGATCTCGCGAACGATGAAAAGAAATTGTCGGCCGTCGAGGCCGACCTGAGGGCGCTCAAAACGATGAGCGCCGAGAGCAAGGATCTGCGGACCTTGCTGGCTTCGCCGGCGTTCAGCGCCGACGACAAGGGCAAGGCCTTGGCCGCCCTCGCCGTCAAGGCGAAGCTCAATTCCACGACCCAGAAGTTCCTGGGGCTGCTGGCCGCGAATGGCCGCGCCTCGGCTCTTCCGGCCGTGATCGCGGCCTTCGAGGATCTTGCGGCGAGCGCGCGTGGCGCGGTTTCCGCCAGGGTCACGACGGCCGTGCCGCTGACGGCCGCCCAATCCAAGGGTGTGGCCGCGGCCCTGCGCTCGGCGCTCGGCAAGGACCCCGAAATCGAGACCCGCGTTGATCCGGCCCTCCTGGGCGGCATCAAGGTGCAGGTCGGTTCCCGTCTGTTCGATGCTTCGCTGCGTTCGAAGCTCGACTCCCTCAAGTTCGCCCTGAAGAGAGCGTAA
- the atpD gene encoding F0F1 ATP synthase subunit beta, giving the protein MATTPKAPAKKPAAPKAAAAKAAAPKAPAAKKAAAPTPAVAAGAASGRISQIIGAVVDVEFDGHLPAIMNALETTNTDQRTGAPFRLVLEVAQHLGENTVRTIAMDTTEGLTRGQAVTDTGRVITVPVGPATLGRIMNVIGDPIDEAGPIATEFYAPIHREAPSFAEQSTAAEVLVTGIKVIDLLCPYTKGGKIGLFGGAGVGKTVTMQELINNIAKAYGGYSVLAGVGERTREGNDLYHEMIESNVNQPGGGGDSRCTLVYGQMNEPPGARARVALTGLAQAEYFRDQEGKDVLLFIDNIFRFTQAGSEVSALLGRIPSAVGYQPTLATEMGNLQERITSTSKGSITSVQAIYVPADDLTDPAPAASFAHLDATTVLSRDIAAQAIFPAVDPLDSTSRIMDPLVIGEEHYGVARRVQETLQAYKALKDIIAILGMDELSEEDKLTVARARKIQKFLSQPFHVAEQFTNMPGIFVSLEDTIRSFKAVVDGEYDHLPEAAFYNVGTIDDAVVKAEKLAAEA; this is encoded by the coding sequence ATGGCTACGACCCCCAAGGCTCCCGCCAAGAAGCCCGCCGCGCCGAAGGCGGCCGCCGCCAAGGCCGCCGCTCCGAAGGCTCCGGCCGCCAAGAAGGCCGCCGCGCCGACCCCCGCGGTCGCCGCCGGCGCGGCCTCCGGCCGCATCTCGCAGATCATCGGCGCCGTCGTCGACGTCGAGTTCGACGGCCACCTGCCGGCGATCATGAACGCGCTGGAAACCACGAACACCGACCAACGGACCGGCGCGCCGTTCCGCCTGGTGCTGGAAGTCGCTCAGCACCTCGGTGAAAACACCGTCCGCACGATCGCCATGGACACCACCGAGGGTCTGACCCGCGGTCAGGCCGTGACCGACACCGGCCGCGTGATCACCGTGCCGGTCGGCCCGGCGACCCTGGGCCGCATCATGAACGTCATCGGCGACCCGATCGACGAAGCTGGCCCGATCGCGACCGAGTTCTACGCGCCGATCCACCGTGAAGCCCCGAGCTTCGCCGAGCAGTCGACGGCGGCCGAAGTGCTCGTCACCGGCATCAAGGTCATCGACCTGCTCTGCCCCTACACCAAGGGCGGCAAGATCGGCCTGTTCGGCGGCGCCGGCGTGGGCAAGACCGTGACCATGCAGGAGCTGATCAACAACATCGCCAAGGCTTACGGCGGCTACTCCGTGCTGGCGGGCGTTGGTGAGCGGACCCGCGAAGGCAACGACCTCTATCACGAGATGATCGAGTCGAACGTGAACCAGCCCGGCGGCGGCGGCGACAGCCGTTGCACCCTGGTCTACGGCCAGATGAACGAGCCGCCCGGCGCCCGCGCCCGCGTCGCCCTGACCGGCCTGGCCCAGGCCGAGTACTTCCGCGACCAAGAGGGCAAGGACGTGCTCCTCTTCATCGACAACATCTTCCGCTTCACCCAGGCGGGCTCGGAAGTGTCCGCCCTGCTCGGCCGTATCCCGTCGGCGGTGGGCTATCAGCCGACCCTCGCCACCGAGATGGGCAACCTGCAAGAGCGCATCACCTCGACCTCCAAGGGCTCGATCACCTCGGTCCAGGCCATTTACGTTCCGGCCGACGACCTGACCGACCCGGCGCCGGCCGCCTCGTTCGCCCACCTGGACGCCACCACCGTTCTGTCGCGTGACATCGCCGCCCAGGCCATCTTCCCGGCCGTGGACCCGCTGGACTCGACCTCGCGGATCATGGACCCGCTGGTGATCGGCGAGGAGCACTACGGCGTCGCCCGCCGCGTTCAGGAAACCCTGCAGGCCTACAAGGCCCTGAAGGACATCATCGCGATCCTGGGCATGGACGAGCTGTCGGAAGAGGACAAGCTGACCGTGGCCCGCGCCCGGAAGATCCAGAAGTTCCTCAGCCAGCCGTTCCACGTGGCCGAGCAGTTCACCAACATGCCGGGCATCTTCGTGAGCCTGGAAGACACCATCCGCTCCTTCAAGGCGGTCGTGGACGGCGAATACGACCACCTGCCGGAAGCGGCCTTCTACAATGTCGGCACCATCGACGACGCCGTCGTGAAGGCCGAGAAGCTGGCCGCGGAAGCCTAA
- a CDS encoding transglycosylase domain-containing protein, which translates to MAKKGPGPKRPARRTPLQALLYWTAVLGVWAVIFLIAFLAVFATDLPDTSKLNDVERQPSISYLDQSGAMVAVRGSQYAPPVDIDKLPPYVPKAFIAIEDRWFYWHPGFNPWGIVRSQIYNWSHRDEGGPLRGGSTITQQLARNLFLTPAQNYRRKIQELILAMWLEAKFSKKEILALYLNRVYFGGGAYGIEAASQRYFAKPASQLTLGESALLAGMMKGPNRYSPVSATDRAERRATIVLDEMVRTGAITPAERDEAFKTPVRVNPTLANQRAQYFTDWIDDQVRSLVGEPTEDLVVETTLDLPIQVAAEQAIRRGAEAAKGQGVEQAALVAIDGEGRIRAYVGGVSYEKSQFDRATMARRQAGSAFKPFVYLAAMEAGRTPSDMVVDEPITIGNWSPRNYTNDFRGPMTLQTALAQSINTVAARLANEVGTGNVASAARRLGINSHIQLDPSMALGAVEVSPLEMAQAYAPFSNGGFLAKGYGIQRIRTASGKILYDHSVEKNERAQVIGTPALQYMNQMMRQVVASGTGTRARVQGYDLAGKSGTTSDYRDAWFVGYTGGFVTTVWVGKDNNKPMKRVSGGGVPAGIWRDFMGQALPRLKVQAIPGGTYEPPAPADPIGDLVDGIGDAIGLGGGESQPSPQPQPQQAPPASDVPY; encoded by the coding sequence ATGGCCAAGAAAGGACCGGGCCCCAAGCGGCCGGCCCGGCGCACCCCGCTGCAGGCGCTGCTTTATTGGACTGCGGTGCTGGGCGTCTGGGCCGTGATCTTCCTCATCGCGTTCCTTGCGGTGTTCGCCACGGACCTGCCGGACACCTCCAAGCTCAACGACGTCGAACGCCAGCCCTCGATCTCCTATCTCGACCAGTCGGGAGCGATGGTCGCCGTGCGCGGCAGCCAGTACGCGCCGCCCGTCGATATCGACAAGCTGCCGCCCTATGTGCCGAAGGCCTTTATCGCCATCGAGGACCGCTGGTTCTACTGGCATCCCGGCTTCAACCCGTGGGGCATCGTCCGCTCGCAGATCTACAACTGGAGCCATCGCGACGAGGGCGGCCCGCTGCGCGGCGGCTCGACCATCACCCAGCAGCTCGCCCGCAACCTCTTCCTGACCCCGGCCCAGAACTACCGCCGCAAGATCCAGGAGCTGATCCTGGCCATGTGGCTGGAGGCCAAGTTCTCCAAGAAGGAGATCCTCGCCCTCTATCTGAACCGGGTCTATTTCGGCGGCGGCGCCTATGGCATCGAGGCGGCCTCCCAGCGCTATTTCGCCAAGCCGGCGTCCCAGCTCACCCTGGGCGAGAGCGCCTTGCTGGCCGGGATGATGAAGGGCCCGAACCGCTATTCGCCGGTCTCGGCCACCGACCGCGCCGAGCGTAGAGCCACCATCGTGCTGGACGAGATGGTCCGCACCGGCGCCATCACGCCGGCTGAGCGCGACGAGGCCTTCAAGACCCCGGTCCGGGTCAATCCGACCCTGGCCAATCAGCGGGCCCAGTACTTCACGGACTGGATCGACGACCAGGTCCGCAGTCTGGTGGGCGAACCCACCGAGGATCTCGTGGTCGAGACCACCCTCGACCTGCCGATCCAGGTCGCGGCCGAGCAGGCGATCCGCCGCGGGGCGGAGGCGGCCAAGGGACAGGGGGTCGAGCAGGCGGCCCTGGTCGCCATCGACGGCGAAGGACGGATCCGGGCATATGTCGGCGGCGTCTCCTACGAGAAGAGCCAGTTCGACCGCGCGACCATGGCCCGCCGTCAGGCGGGCTCTGCGTTTAAGCCGTTCGTCTATCTGGCCGCCATGGAAGCCGGGCGCACGCCCTCCGACATGGTGGTCGACGAGCCGATCACCATCGGCAACTGGTCGCCGCGCAACTACACCAACGACTTCCGCGGGCCGATGACCCTGCAGACCGCCCTCGCCCAGTCGATCAACACGGTCGCCGCGCGCCTGGCTAACGAAGTCGGGACCGGCAATGTCGCCTCGGCGGCCCGGCGGCTGGGGATCAACTCCCACATCCAGCTAGATCCCTCGATGGCGCTGGGCGCGGTGGAGGTCAGCCCGCTGGAAATGGCCCAGGCCTATGCGCCCTTCTCCAACGGCGGCTTCCTGGCCAAGGGCTACGGCATTCAGCGGATACGCACGGCCAGCGGCAAGATTCTCTACGACCACAGCGTCGAGAAGAACGAGCGCGCCCAGGTCATCGGGACGCCCGCCCTGCAGTACATGAACCAGATGATGCGCCAGGTCGTCGCCTCCGGCACCGGCACGCGCGCCCGGGTGCAAGGCTACGACCTCGCAGGCAAGAGCGGCACCACCAGCGATTATCGCGACGCCTGGTTCGTCGGCTACACTGGCGGCTTCGTGACCACCGTCTGGGTCGGCAAGGACAACAACAAACCGATGAAGCGGGTCTCCGGCGGCGGCGTCCCGGCCGGAATCTGGCGCGACTTCATGGGCCAGGCCCTGCCTCGACTGAAGGTCCAGGCGATCCCCGGCGGAACCTACGAACCGCCGGCGCCCGCTGACCCGATCGGCGACCTGGTCGACGGCATCGGCGACGCCATCGGTCTCGGCGGCGGAGAGTCGCAGCCCTCGCCCCAACCGCAGCCCCAGCAGGCGCCGCCGGCTTCGGACGTGCCCTACTAG
- a CDS encoding F0F1 ATP synthase subunit gamma, giving the protein MASLKEMRNRIGSVKATQKITKAMQMVAAAKLRRSQDAAQNARPYAQRMASVIANLAAGVSGDDAPKLLVGTGRSDRHLVVVASSDRGMAGGFNTAIIRAAREKINELTGQGKDVKLLVVGKKARDQLKRQYGDRIVEFFEAGVPSMATAQPVADKITELFEAGEVDVATLVFSRFQSVVSQVPTVTQLIPAQVQAGGQTVDLKGAAYEYEPDEEAILETLLPRNLTVQVLSAMLENQAGFYAAQMTAMDNATRNAGDMIASLTLQYNRSRQAQITKELIEIISGAEAL; this is encoded by the coding sequence ATGGCCAGCCTCAAGGAGATGCGCAATCGGATCGGAAGCGTGAAAGCCACGCAGAAGATCACGAAAGCGATGCAGATGGTGGCGGCGGCGAAGCTGCGCCGTTCGCAGGACGCCGCCCAGAACGCCCGGCCCTATGCCCAGCGCATGGCCTCGGTAATCGCCAACCTTGCGGCGGGCGTCTCCGGCGACGACGCGCCCAAGCTGCTGGTAGGGACCGGCCGCAGCGACCGCCACCTGGTGGTCGTGGCGAGTTCGGACCGCGGCATGGCGGGCGGCTTCAACACCGCGATCATCCGCGCCGCGCGCGAGAAGATCAACGAGCTGACCGGCCAGGGCAAGGACGTCAAGCTGCTGGTCGTCGGCAAGAAGGCTCGCGACCAGCTCAAGCGTCAGTACGGTGATCGCATCGTCGAGTTCTTCGAAGCCGGCGTGCCGTCGATGGCGACCGCCCAGCCGGTGGCCGACAAGATCACCGAGCTGTTCGAGGCCGGCGAGGTCGACGTGGCGACCCTGGTCTTCAGCCGGTTCCAGTCGGTGGTCTCCCAGGTCCCGACCGTGACCCAGCTCATCCCTGCCCAGGTTCAGGCCGGTGGACAGACCGTCGATCTGAAGGGCGCGGCCTACGAGTACGAGCCGGACGAGGAGGCGATCCTCGAAACCCTGCTCCCGCGGAACCTGACCGTTCAGGTGCTGTCGGCGATGCTTGAGAACCAGGCCGGGTTCTATGCCGCTCAGATGACGGCGATGGACAACGCGACCCGCAACGCCGGCGACATGATCGCCAGCCTGACCCTGCAATACAACCGTTCACGCCAGGCGCAGATTACCAAGGAGCTGATCGAGATCATCTCCGGCGCCGAAGCGCTCTAA
- a CDS encoding ATP synthase F1 subunit epsilon — protein sequence MAGKLHFSLVSPERELFSGQVDQVDAPGAEGDFGVLADHAPFMTTLKEGRVKVYNGGAVTTYVIQGGFADVTPDGLTILAEQAEEVAA from the coding sequence ATGGCCGGAAAGCTTCACTTCTCGCTGGTCTCGCCGGAGCGCGAACTGTTCTCCGGCCAGGTTGACCAGGTCGACGCGCCGGGCGCCGAAGGCGACTTCGGCGTGCTGGCCGACCATGCGCCGTTCATGACGACGCTGAAGGAAGGCCGGGTGAAGGTCTACAACGGCGGCGCTGTCACCACCTACGTCATCCAAGGCGGATTCGCCGACGTGACGCCGGACGGCCTGACCATCCTGGCCGAGCAGGCCGAAGAGGTCGCCGCCTAG
- the sugE gene encoding quaternary ammonium compound efflux SMR transporter SugE, with protein sequence MAWVILFIAGLCEVGWAVGLKYTDGFTRLAPTIFTGVTLVASMALLGIAVKSLPLGTAYAVWTGIGAVGTVILGIVLFKEPATAMRLVCVGLIVSGILGLKFFGSSGH encoded by the coding sequence ATGGCTTGGGTCATCCTCTTCATCGCGGGCCTTTGTGAAGTCGGCTGGGCCGTGGGCCTGAAGTACACGGACGGGTTCACGCGCCTGGCGCCTACCATATTCACCGGCGTCACCCTGGTGGCCTCGATGGCCCTGCTGGGCATTGCGGTGAAATCGCTGCCGCTCGGCACCGCCTATGCCGTCTGGACCGGGATCGGCGCTGTGGGCACCGTCATCCTCGGCATCGTCCTCTTCAAGGAGCCGGCGACCGCCATGCGCCTGGTCTGCGTCGGGCTGATCGTCTCGGGCATCCTGGGGCTCAAGTTCTTCGGTTCATCCGGACACTGA
- a CDS encoding transglycosylase domain-containing protein, with protein MIPFAIAASLSLTAPELPPLPPIKRDPQVTYVDRAGAVLGVRGGRYGPPVDIAKLPAHVPAAFVAIEDRRFYEHTGFDPVGMARALVANAEQGRAAQGASTITQQLARNLYLSPDQTMERKARELMYAVQLERTYSKKQILGLYLSRVYFGSGAYGLEAASRRYFNKPAARLTLREAATLAGVLKSPTAYNPIEQPKRAAQRADLVLAVMVETGAISPAARTKAMSQPLKLAPSAAGGASQYFIDWLDGERRRLVGQPKQDVVVETTLDAGLETAAASALRSTVARYQAQAVSQGALVAVDGLGRVRAMVGGLDYAAAPYNRAVSAKRQAGSSWKPFVYLTALEQGSTPDTTVVDEPVVFGTWSPENYGDAYAGTLTLEQAVAQSVNTVAVRLADEVGRPNVAATAKRLGIVSAVNTDPAMALGTSLVSPLEMAQAYGAFANGGKRVSAYGIERIRTNGGTVLYQRKATSQAQVIANPALSDLNRMLRNAVVAGTGARARVPGYDLAGKTGTTSDYKDAWFAGYTGGLAAVVWMGNDNGAPMKRVTGGAAPAEAWRSFMTVALKRGPAQAIPAGPPAPLPPPAPILDPTLQTVAAPAAPTPLAPVAN; from the coding sequence TTGATCCCCTTCGCCATCGCCGCGTCGCTGTCGCTGACCGCGCCCGAGCTGCCGCCGCTTCCTCCCATCAAGCGCGATCCGCAGGTGACCTATGTCGACCGCGCCGGCGCCGTCCTGGGCGTGCGAGGCGGGCGCTATGGGCCGCCGGTGGACATCGCCAAGCTGCCGGCCCACGTCCCGGCCGCCTTCGTGGCGATCGAAGACCGCCGGTTCTACGAGCACACCGGCTTCGATCCGGTCGGCATGGCGAGAGCCCTGGTGGCCAACGCCGAGCAGGGCCGCGCCGCGCAAGGCGCCTCGACCATCACCCAGCAACTGGCGCGCAACCTCTATCTCAGCCCCGACCAGACCATGGAGCGCAAGGCCCGGGAGCTGATGTATGCTGTCCAGCTCGAGCGGACCTATTCCAAGAAGCAGATCCTCGGGCTCTATCTCAGCCGGGTCTATTTCGGCTCGGGCGCCTATGGGCTGGAAGCGGCCTCGCGGCGCTATTTCAACAAGCCGGCGGCCAGGCTGACACTGCGCGAGGCCGCGACCCTGGCCGGGGTCCTGAAGTCGCCCACCGCCTACAATCCGATCGAGCAGCCCAAGCGCGCCGCCCAGCGCGCCGACCTAGTGCTGGCGGTCATGGTCGAGACCGGGGCGATCTCTCCGGCCGCGCGCACCAAAGCCATGTCCCAGCCTCTGAAGCTCGCGCCTTCGGCCGCGGGCGGCGCCTCGCAGTACTTCATCGACTGGCTGGACGGCGAGCGGCGTCGGCTGGTGGGCCAGCCTAAGCAGGACGTGGTGGTCGAGACCACCCTGGACGCCGGGCTCGAGACCGCGGCGGCCAGCGCCCTGCGCTCGACGGTCGCCAGGTATCAGGCCCAGGCGGTGTCGCAGGGCGCGCTGGTGGCGGTCGACGGCCTTGGCCGAGTGCGGGCCATGGTCGGCGGCCTCGACTATGCGGCCGCGCCCTACAACCGGGCGGTCAGCGCCAAGCGGCAGGCGGGCTCTTCGTGGAAGCCTTTCGTCTATCTGACGGCGCTGGAACAAGGCAGCACGCCGGACACAACGGTCGTCGACGAGCCGGTCGTGTTCGGAACCTGGTCGCCGGAAAACTATGGCGACGCCTATGCCGGAACGCTGACGCTGGAGCAGGCGGTGGCGCAGTCGGTCAACACCGTCGCCGTTCGTCTGGCCGACGAGGTCGGGCGCCCGAATGTGGCGGCGACTGCCAAGCGGCTGGGGATTGTCTCGGCGGTCAACACCGACCCGGCCATGGCGCTGGGAACCAGCCTGGTCTCGCCGCTGGAGATGGCCCAGGCCTATGGCGCCTTCGCCAATGGCGGCAAGCGGGTCTCCGCCTACGGCATCGAGCGCATCCGCACCAATGGCGGGACGGTGCTCTACCAGCGCAAGGCGACGAGTCAGGCGCAGGTGATCGCGAACCCGGCGCTCTCCGACCTGAACCGGATGCTGCGCAACGCGGTCGTCGCGGGAACCGGCGCGCGGGCGCGGGTTCCTGGCTACGACTTGGCTGGAAAGACCGGGACCACCTCCGACTACAAGGACGCCTGGTTCGCCGGCTATACGGGCGGCCTAGCCGCGGTGGTCTGGATGGGCAACGACAACGGCGCGCCGATGAAGCGGGTGACCGGCGGCGCGGCCCCGGCCGAAGCTTGGCGCAGCTTCATGACCGTGGCTCTGAAACGCGGTCCGGCGCAGGCGATTCCCGCAGGGCCGCCGGCGCCCCTGCCGCCGCCGGCGCCGATCCTAGATCCGACGCTGCAGACCGTGGCTGCGCCGGCTGCGCCCACGCCGCTCGCGCCGGTCGCGAACTAG
- a CDS encoding MerR family transcriptional regulator: protein MSSSAEFLYPSEAARRLGVSPKALRLYEQRGLVRPVRTEAGWRAYGPVQMAQAREVAALRALGLSLSQVSRALNGEAQDLEPALAAHQAALEGQTRRLGELIEKVRAARGRLTRGERPSASELTALLGEGSGVAFGLPWPWPWGGERFELRDICALNYIIGPLGSGKTRLARQIAEALPDAAFLDLDRKAPLVADEGLAARVEEALRWLVEDGATASDALSVLVAHLEARSPAVLVVDMVEQDLDEPTQEALIARLRRRGPGARPLFLMTRSSAILDLAAIGPDEVIILCPANHSPPSRVTPHPGAPGYEAVATCLASPAVRARTEGLIAVVAASG, encoded by the coding sequence GTGAGTTCTTCCGCCGAATTTCTCTATCCATCCGAAGCCGCCCGAAGGCTCGGTGTTTCGCCCAAGGCCCTGCGCCTCTACGAGCAGCGTGGCCTGGTGCGTCCGGTGCGCACCGAGGCCGGCTGGCGCGCCTACGGCCCGGTGCAAATGGCGCAGGCGCGGGAGGTCGCAGCCTTGCGCGCGCTTGGCTTGAGCCTTTCCCAGGTGAGCCGAGCGTTGAACGGCGAGGCGCAGGATCTCGAGCCGGCCCTGGCGGCGCATCAGGCGGCCCTGGAGGGCCAGACCCGCAGGCTGGGCGAGCTGATCGAAAAGGTGCGGGCGGCGCGCGGGCGCCTGACCCGAGGCGAGCGCCCCTCCGCATCCGAGCTGACGGCCTTGCTGGGCGAAGGCTCGGGCGTGGCGTTCGGCCTGCCCTGGCCCTGGCCCTGGGGCGGGGAGCGGTTCGAACTGCGCGACATCTGCGCCCTGAACTACATCATCGGCCCGCTCGGCAGCGGCAAGACCCGGTTGGCCAGGCAGATCGCCGAGGCCCTCCCGGACGCGGCCTTTCTCGACCTCGATCGCAAGGCGCCGCTCGTCGCCGACGAAGGGCTGGCGGCGCGGGTCGAGGAAGCCCTGCGTTGGCTGGTGGAGGACGGTGCGACGGCCTCGGACGCCCTTTCAGTTCTGGTTGCGCATCTGGAAGCCCGGAGTCCCGCCGTCCTGGTGGTGGACATGGTCGAGCAGGACCTGGACGAGCCGACGCAGGAAGCCTTGATCGCCCGGCTCCGCCGGAGAGGGCCGGGCGCGCGGCCGCTGTTCCTGATGACAAGGTCCTCGGCGATCCTGGACCTGGCCGCCATCGGGCCGGACGAGGTCATTATTCTTTGCCCGGCGAATCACAGTCCGCCGAGCCGCGTTACGCCACACCCCGGCGCGCCGGGCTATGAGGCGGTGGCTACCTGCCTGGCGAGTCCGGCTGTCCGGGCCAGGACCGAGGGCCTGATCGCCGTCGTGGCCGCTTCCGGGTAG
- a CDS encoding PaaI family thioesterase, with translation MFDQISDTTISLPEGPGAAARLLEPALSQAAGPGVEPVSLTIDFAAPAIAGTQVSVEAELERATRTLAFVFGRVLDSAGTVLATGSAVFRRVSQAA, from the coding sequence ATGTTTGATCAGATTTCCGATACGACCATTTCCCTGCCTGAAGGGCCGGGGGCCGCAGCGCGGTTGCTCGAGCCCGCCCTGTCCCAGGCCGCCGGCCCCGGCGTCGAGCCGGTGTCGCTCACGATCGATTTTGCGGCGCCCGCAATCGCCGGAACGCAGGTCTCCGTCGAGGCGGAGCTTGAGCGGGCAACCCGCACCCTGGCCTTTGTTTTTGGCCGCGTGCTGGACAGCGCAGGGACCGTCCTGGCGACCGGTTCGGCTGTGTTCCGTAGGGTAAGCCAAGCAGCTTAA